One Pseudoliparis swirei isolate HS2019 ecotype Mariana Trench chromosome 4, NWPU_hadal_v1, whole genome shotgun sequence genomic window carries:
- the LOC130192296 gene encoding receptor for retinol uptake stra6-like isoform X2, with the protein MAVFGLVFSKLAMLVITPDPLPFSRDTPANLKEYMKIIAIFYYPVLYYPLLLCCTLQHKAGYVLGTLLSFGHFAVLVWQKFDCPKTPEIYMYYALLASLPQLGCLAYLCVQFPLLFVKGPSTDEDLDSSYYTNYVKLLLKKKSSAASSPSTDKPTLAQRMLEVPKSYIYIPEKVFRFPLKLAVSAFVALVAIYHTALLLVVLVVPTLHIVRDGIDENIAFLLLGFGIVLSDDRMEVVQIVTFYTWLVEVCYICAMTLSCLVSLIMLMRSMVLHRSNLKGLYKGDVYSIYNSQKTIRPSKPGIVCWMGLTGYQAAIVCLGMGIQTVVFYICFLFLVFLIIIPVFYGRNLIAFTIAGKAWPVWVTLTLATALQHVTAEFAFIKKEGGTRDLNNRESLFLLTYLLFLINIVVGLVVAIWRMLITALYNIVHLGRIDVSLLHRSAESYDPAYRYYAHSLKVEVSQSHPVMKAFCGLLLDMMIEGGGAARKIRDAEEGIQENRPNKAAARRRVVSRWQLLYTLVNNPSLLGSRKHFQIQQTSRTAPNGTPNRPPNETPTEPPNKTPNRCSKRGSETEAVEPAAEPVRPSETPTNQDKTD; encoded by the exons ATGGCTGTCTTTGGTCTGGTGTTCAGCAAACTGGCAATGCTGGTGATCACCCCAGACCCTCTGCCGTTCTCCAGAGATACTCCAGCGAACCTTAAAG AGTACATGAAGATAATTGCCATCTTCTACTACCCCGTGCTGTACTACCCTCTGTTGCTGTGTTGCACTCTGCAGCACAAAGCGGGCTACGTGCTCGGGACGCTGCTCTCCTTCGGTCACTTCGCCGTCCTGGTGTGGCAGAAGTTCGACTGTCCAAAGACTCCAGAG aTCTATATGTACTACGCTCTGCTTGCCAGTCTGCCTCAGCTGGGCTGCCTCGCGTATCTCTGTGTGCAGTTTCCTTTGCTGTTTGTGAAAGGACCGAGTACTGACGAG GACCTTGACAGCAGCTACTACACCAACTATGTGAAGTTGCTTCTCAAGAAAAAGTCCTCGGCCGCCAG CTCTCCATCTACAGACAAACCAACGCTGGCACAGAGGATGCTGGAGGTGCCTaagagttatatttatataccagAAAAAG TGTTTCGTTTCCCACTAAAACTGGCTGTGTCAGCGTTTGTTGCCCTGGTGGCGATATATCAT ACGGCGTTGCTGCTCGTCGTCCTGGTGGTCCCCACCCTCCACATTGTCCGTGACGGTATCGATGAAAACATCGCCTTCCTGTTGCTGGGGTTCGGGATCGTCCTGTCAGACGACAGGATGGAGGTCGTCCAAATTGTGACCTTCTATACTTGGTTGGTGGAGG TGTGCTACATCTGTGCTATGACCCTGTCTTGTTTGGTGAGTCTCATCATGCTCATGAGGTCCATGGTACTTCACAG GTCAAACCTGAAAGGATTGTATAAAGGAGACGTTTACAGCATTTATAACAGCCAGAAGACCATCCGTCCATCTAAACCTGGGATTGTCTGTTGGATGGGTTTGACAGGATACCAAGCTGCCATCGTCTGTCTCG GAATGGGAATCCAGACCGTTGTGTTTTACATCTGCTTCTTGTTCCTGGTGTTTTTGATCATCATACCCGTGTTCTACGGTCGTAACCTCATCGCCTTCACGATCGCGGGGAAGGCGTG gCCGGTCTGGGTCACGCTGACCTTGGCTACGGCGCTTCAACATGTGACCGCTGAGTTTGCTTTCATTAAAAAGGAAGGCGGTACGAGAGACTTGAACAACAG AGAGAGTCTGTTCCTCCTGACCTACCTGCTGTTCCTGATTAACATCGTCGTGGGACTGGTAGTCGCAATATGGAGAATGTTGATAACGGCTCTGTACAACATCGTCCATCTTGGTCGTATTGACGTCAGTCTGCTGCACCGCAGCGCAGAGTCCTACGACCCAG CCTACCGATACTACGCCCACTCCCTGAAGGTGGAGGTCAGCCAGTCCCACCCGGTGATGAAGGCTTTCTGTGGGCTGCTGCTGGACATGATGATCGAGGGCGGCGGAGCGGCGCGGAAAATAAGAGATGCAGAGGAAG GGATTCAGGAGAACCGGCCGAACAAGGCGGCCGCCCGCCGGAGGGTTGTCTCTCGCTGGCAGCTGCTGTACACGCTGGTCAACAACCCGTCGCTGCTGGGCTCTAGGAAGCACTTCCAGATACAGCAGACCTCGAGAACCGCCCCCAACGGGACCCCCAACAGGCCACCCAACGAGACCCCCACCGAgccacccaacaagacccccaaCCGCTGCTCCAAGAGAGGCAGCGAGACGGAGGCCGTCGAGCCTGCAGCCGAGCCAGTCCGACCCAGCGAGACCCCCACAAACCAAGATAAAACTGATTGA
- the LOC130192541 gene encoding histone H2B 1.2-like, whose translation MPESTVKAPKKGSKKAVSKVVTKTGKKRRKSRKESYAIYVYKVMKQVHPDTGISSKAMGIMNCFVSDIFERIAGEASRLAHYNKRSTITSREIQTAVRLLLPGELAKHAVSEGTKAVTKYTSSK comes from the coding sequence ATGCCTGAATCCACCGTCAAAGCGCCCAAGAAGGGCTCCAAGAAAGCCGTCTCTAAGGTAGTCACCAAGACCGGCAAGAAGAGGCGCAAGTCCAGGAAGGAGAGCTACGCCATCTACGTGTACAAGGTGATGAAGCAGGTCCACCCCGATACCGGCATCTCCTCCAAGGCCATGGGCATCATGAACTGCTTCGTGAGCGACATCTTTGAGCGCATCGCCGGTGAGGCCTCTCGTCTGGCTCACTACAACAAGCGCTCCACCATCACTTCCAGGGAAATCCAGACCGCTGTCCGCCTGCTGCTGCCCGGCGAGCTGGCGAAGCACGCGGTGTCTGAGGGAACCAAGGCGGTGACCAAGTACACCAGCTCCAAGTAA
- the LOC130192540 gene encoding histone H1-like: MAESAPAQAAAPAKAAAKKKVVSKPKKVGPSVAELIVKAVAASKERSGVSAAAVKKALTAGGYDVDKNKSRVKAAIKNLVTKGTLVQTKGTGASGSFKISKQEKVAPATKKPAAKKPAAAKKPKAAAAKKPVAAKKSPKKAKKPAASKKPAVAKSPKSPQKPTKSPKKVARKPPTARKTPVKKAVKPKAKKAAPKKK, encoded by the coding sequence ATGGCAGAATCAGCTCCAGCTCAAGCCGCCGCGCCGGCCAAAGCAGCAGCCAAGAAGAAGGTGGTGTCCAAGCCGAAGAAGGTTGGTCCCAGCGTGGCGGAGCTCATCGTCAAAGCTGTGGCCGCTTCCAAGGAGCGGAGCGGCGTGTCTGCTGCCGCCGTCAAGAAGGCTCTGACCGCCGGAGGATACGATGTGGACAAGAACAAGTCCCGCGTCAAGGCCGCCATCAAGAACCTGGTGACCAAGGGGACGCTGGTCCAGACCAAGGGGACCGGGGCCTCCGGCTCCTTCAAGATCAGCAAGCAGGAGAAAGTCGCTCCCGCAACCAAGAAGCCCGCAGCGAAGAAACCCGCAGCGGCCAAGAAGCCCAAAGCAGCGGCAGCCAAGAAACCTGTAGCCGCAAAGAAGTCCCCGAAGAAGGCGAAGAAACCCGCAGCGTCCAAGAAGCCCGCAGTGGCCAAGAGCCCAAAGAGCCCCCAAAAGCCCACCAAGAGCCCCAAGAAGGTGGCGAGGAAGCCCCCCACAGCCAGGAAGACCCCCGTCAAGAAGGCTGTGAAGCCCAAAGCCAAGAAAGCAGCACCCAAGAAGAAGTGA
- the LOC130192297 gene encoding kelch-like protein 10, producing the protein MSKVFSSLPVELDDVSWSLRYESILEFLLLHIISMDSKHLSGPKRPVDLQETLVLQELEMSDQAESSPRRSVFNDLRLGGQFCDAVINVEDVAFDVHRVILCDCSEYFIALFGRWCPADKKVFVIPGVSPDAMRLIIEFAYTGSVSVTEENVQELLLAADQLNVMAVVQTCCDFLGEQLSANNCIGIFEFTDVVFCHGLQRRAHRYVVEHFEEVARHEEFLQLPLQRLIDILERDDLNVRNESVAFEAVLRWIDHAPETRKAHVAVLFSKVRLALTSLNYMRLKVLSNELVSTSTECLSMAQGVLEAIGHIRTSRPSVAQLSNPLLRPRLPNAVLLAIGGWSGGNPTNGIEAYDFRADHWMNMTDNCERPRAYHGTAVLNGSLYCIGGFDRAEHFNSVRRFDLRTRVWHEAAPMCHRRCYVSVTALDGCIYAMGGFDGGTRLCTAERYRPEANQWSLIAPMHERRSDASSTTLHNKLYICGGFNGTECLQTAECYLPGADQWTMIAPMGSPRSGPGTAAYAGLVYAVGGFDGNNRLNTAEAYDPVHNSWQEVTPMVTPRSNFGIEVLDDRLFVVGGYNGITTCYNVESYDELTAEWTEACDMDIFRSALSCCVVSGLPNMADYAVPRDALPLLYEDADSDEHS; encoded by the exons ATGAGTAAAGTGTTCTCCAGTCTACCGGTTGAATTGGACGACGTCAGTTGGTCGTTGAGATATGAATCCATTCTAGAATTCTTGCTCCTTCACATTATCTCCATGGACTCAAAACACCTCTCGGGACCCAAGAGACCAGTCGACCTTCAAGAAACTCTCGTACTCCAGGAACTCGAGATGAGCGACCAGGCCGAATCTTCACCCAGGCGCTCCGTGTTCAACGACCTCCGTCTGGGGGGACAGTTTTGCGACGCGGTCATCAACGTGGAGGACGTGGCGTTTGACGTCCACAgggtcatcctgtgtgactgcaGCGAATACTTCAT TGCTCTCTTCGGACGCTGGTGCCCAGCAGACAAGAAGGTCTTCGTCATACCGGGAGTGTCTCCCGACGCCATGCGGCTCATCATTGAGTTTGCGTACACCGGCTCCGTTTCAGTGACTGAAGAAAACgtgcaggagctgctgctggcggcCGACCAGCTCAACGTGATGGCCGTCGTGCAGACTTGCTGCGACTTCCTcggggagcagctcagcgcgAACAACTGCATCGGCATCTTTGAGTTCACCGACGTCGTCTTCTGCCACGGACTGCAGCGCAGGGCCCACCGCTACGTGGTGGAGCACTTCGAGGAGGTGGCCCGCCACGAAGAGTTCCTGCAGCTGCCCCTGCAGCGACTCATCGACATCCTCGAAAGAGACGACCTCAACGTGAGGAACGAGAGCGTCGCCTTCGAGGCCGTCCTTCGCTGGATCGACCACGCGCCCGAAACACGGAAAGCACACGTAGCGGTGCTCTTTTCAAAG GTGCGACTGGCCTTGACGAGTTTGAACTACATGCGGCTCAAGGTTCTGTCCAATGAGCTGGTGAGCACCAGCACGGAGTGCCTGTCAATGGCCCAGGGTGTCCTCGAGGCCATCGGTCACATCAGGACCAGCAGGCCTTCTGTCGCTCAGCTCAGCAACCCTCTCCTCCGCCCTCGCCTCCCGAACGCCGTCCTGCTGGCCATCGGAGGCTGGAGCGGCGGCAATCCAACCAACGGCATCGAGGCGTACGACTTCCGCGCCGACCACTGGATGAACATGACAGACAATTGCGAGCGTCCCCGCGCCTACCACGGCACCGCCGTCCTCAACGGGAGCCTCTACTGCATCGGCGGCTTCGACCgggcggagcatttcaacagcGTGCGCAGGTTCGACCTGAGGACGCGCGTCTGGCACGAGGCCGCCCCCATGTGCCACCGCCGCTGCTACGTGAGCGTCACCGCGCTGGACGGATGCATCTACGCCATGGGAGGCTTCGACGGGGGCACGCGGCTCTGCACCGCCGAGCGCTACAGGCCCGAGGCCAACCAGTGGAGTCTCATCGCGCCGATGCACGAGCGCCGGAGCGACGCCAGCAGCACGACGCTGCACAACAAG CTTTACATCTGCGGGGGCTTCAATGGGACGGAGTGCCTGCAGACGGCTGAGTGCTACCTCCCGGGGGCCGACCAGTGGACGATGATCGCCCCCATGGGCAGCCCGCGCAGCGGACCTGGCACCGCTGCATATGCAGGTCTCGTGTATGCA GTTGGCGGCTTTGATGGCAACAACCGTCTGAACACTGCAGAGGCGTACGACCCCGTGCACAACAGCTGGCAGGAAGTGACGCCCATGGTGACGCCCCGCAGCAACTTTGGCATCGAAGTGCTGGACGATCGTCTCTTTGTTGTCGGGGGCTACAACGGCATCACCACCTGCTACAACGTGGAGAGCTACGACGAGCTGACCGCTGAGTGGACGGAGGCTTGTGACATGGACATTTTCCGCAGCGCCCTGAGCTGCTGCGTGGTGTCCGGGCTCCCCAACATGGCCGACTACGCTGTTCCCCGGGACGCCCTGCCGCTGTTATACGAGGATGCAGACTCGGACGAACACTCCTGA
- the LOC130192305 gene encoding histone H4: protein MSGRGKGGKGLGKGGAKRHRKVLRDNIQGITKPAIRRLARRGGVKRISGLIYEETRGVLKVFLENVIRDAVTYTEHAKRKTVTAMDVVYALKRQGRTLYGFGG from the coding sequence ATGAGCGGAAGAGGGAAAGGAGGAAAAGGACTCGGTAAAGGAGGCGCTAAGCGTCACCGTAAAGTCCTCCGTGATAACATCCAGGGAATCACCAAGCCCGCTATCCGCCGTCTGGCTCGCCGCGGTGGAGTGAAGCGTATCTCCGGTCTGATCTACGAGGAGACCCGCGGAGTGCTGAAGGTGTTCCTGGAGAACGTGATCCGTGATGCGGTCACCTACACCGAGCACGCCAAGAGGAAGACGGTGACCGCCATGGATGTGGTGTATGCTCTGAAGAGACAGGGACGCACCCTCTACGGATTCGGGGGTTAA
- the LOC130192296 gene encoding receptor for retinol uptake stra6-like isoform X1, translated as MNQSKTEPEPFEYSSYDYSDWYSNNAEPTDPPKEVILPCDPTADDRVFHVCMLSISLVVVLILAVLTRKNKLCQGFTRGSSSVFSPANFLDQTQKKGLVMAVFGLVFSKLAMLVITPDPLPFSRDTPANLKEYMKIIAIFYYPVLYYPLLLCCTLQHKAGYVLGTLLSFGHFAVLVWQKFDCPKTPEIYMYYALLASLPQLGCLAYLCVQFPLLFVKGPSTDEDLDSSYYTNYVKLLLKKKSSAASSPSTDKPTLAQRMLEVPKSYIYIPEKVFRFPLKLAVSAFVALVAIYHTALLLVVLVVPTLHIVRDGIDENIAFLLLGFGIVLSDDRMEVVQIVTFYTWLVEVCYICAMTLSCLVSLIMLMRSMVLHRSNLKGLYKGDVYSIYNSQKTIRPSKPGIVCWMGLTGYQAAIVCLGMGIQTVVFYICFLFLVFLIIIPVFYGRNLIAFTIAGKAWPVWVTLTLATALQHVTAEFAFIKKEGGTRDLNNRESLFLLTYLLFLINIVVGLVVAIWRMLITALYNIVHLGRIDVSLLHRSAESYDPAYRYYAHSLKVEVSQSHPVMKAFCGLLLDMMIEGGGAARKIRDAEEGIQENRPNKAAARRRVVSRWQLLYTLVNNPSLLGSRKHFQIQQTSRTAPNGTPNRPPNETPTEPPNKTPNRCSKRGSETEAVEPAAEPVRPSETPTNQDKTD; from the exons ATGAATCAGAGCAAGACCGAACCTGAGCCTTTCGAATATTCCTCCTACGATTATTCAGACTGGTACTCGAACAACGCAGAGCCAACCGACCCACCCAAAGA GGTCATTTTGCCATGTGACCCCACAGCGGACGACAGGGTCTTCCACGTATGCATGCTGTCGATATCT ctggtggtggtgttaaTCCTGGCAGTTCTCACCAGGAAAAACAAACTCTGCCAAGGATTCACAAGAGGATCCTCCAGTGTCTTCAG TCCAGCCAACTTCCTGGACCAGACTCAGAAAAAAGGCCTCGTCATGGCTGTCTTTGGTCTGGTGTTCAGCAAACTGGCAATGCTGGTGATCACCCCAGACCCTCTGCCGTTCTCCAGAGATACTCCAGCGAACCTTAAAG AGTACATGAAGATAATTGCCATCTTCTACTACCCCGTGCTGTACTACCCTCTGTTGCTGTGTTGCACTCTGCAGCACAAAGCGGGCTACGTGCTCGGGACGCTGCTCTCCTTCGGTCACTTCGCCGTCCTGGTGTGGCAGAAGTTCGACTGTCCAAAGACTCCAGAG aTCTATATGTACTACGCTCTGCTTGCCAGTCTGCCTCAGCTGGGCTGCCTCGCGTATCTCTGTGTGCAGTTTCCTTTGCTGTTTGTGAAAGGACCGAGTACTGACGAG GACCTTGACAGCAGCTACTACACCAACTATGTGAAGTTGCTTCTCAAGAAAAAGTCCTCGGCCGCCAG CTCTCCATCTACAGACAAACCAACGCTGGCACAGAGGATGCTGGAGGTGCCTaagagttatatttatataccagAAAAAG TGTTTCGTTTCCCACTAAAACTGGCTGTGTCAGCGTTTGTTGCCCTGGTGGCGATATATCAT ACGGCGTTGCTGCTCGTCGTCCTGGTGGTCCCCACCCTCCACATTGTCCGTGACGGTATCGATGAAAACATCGCCTTCCTGTTGCTGGGGTTCGGGATCGTCCTGTCAGACGACAGGATGGAGGTCGTCCAAATTGTGACCTTCTATACTTGGTTGGTGGAGG TGTGCTACATCTGTGCTATGACCCTGTCTTGTTTGGTGAGTCTCATCATGCTCATGAGGTCCATGGTACTTCACAG GTCAAACCTGAAAGGATTGTATAAAGGAGACGTTTACAGCATTTATAACAGCCAGAAGACCATCCGTCCATCTAAACCTGGGATTGTCTGTTGGATGGGTTTGACAGGATACCAAGCTGCCATCGTCTGTCTCG GAATGGGAATCCAGACCGTTGTGTTTTACATCTGCTTCTTGTTCCTGGTGTTTTTGATCATCATACCCGTGTTCTACGGTCGTAACCTCATCGCCTTCACGATCGCGGGGAAGGCGTG gCCGGTCTGGGTCACGCTGACCTTGGCTACGGCGCTTCAACATGTGACCGCTGAGTTTGCTTTCATTAAAAAGGAAGGCGGTACGAGAGACTTGAACAACAG AGAGAGTCTGTTCCTCCTGACCTACCTGCTGTTCCTGATTAACATCGTCGTGGGACTGGTAGTCGCAATATGGAGAATGTTGATAACGGCTCTGTACAACATCGTCCATCTTGGTCGTATTGACGTCAGTCTGCTGCACCGCAGCGCAGAGTCCTACGACCCAG CCTACCGATACTACGCCCACTCCCTGAAGGTGGAGGTCAGCCAGTCCCACCCGGTGATGAAGGCTTTCTGTGGGCTGCTGCTGGACATGATGATCGAGGGCGGCGGAGCGGCGCGGAAAATAAGAGATGCAGAGGAAG GGATTCAGGAGAACCGGCCGAACAAGGCGGCCGCCCGCCGGAGGGTTGTCTCTCGCTGGCAGCTGCTGTACACGCTGGTCAACAACCCGTCGCTGCTGGGCTCTAGGAAGCACTTCCAGATACAGCAGACCTCGAGAACCGCCCCCAACGGGACCCCCAACAGGCCACCCAACGAGACCCCCACCGAgccacccaacaagacccccaaCCGCTGCTCCAAGAGAGGCAGCGAGACGGAGGCCGTCGAGCCTGCAGCCGAGCCAGTCCGACCCAGCGAGACCCCCACAAACCAAGATAAAACTGATTGA